The Takifugu rubripes chromosome 7, fTakRub1.2, whole genome shotgun sequence genome has a segment encoding these proteins:
- the LOC105418980 gene encoding uncharacterized protein: MQSFFLTHLLFLCCIPQIKLSHKIAAQYRNMANQIVKTTQSLTTAAEMRETTKMLMQPNANWEEYLTPAPLSIAIMGELVFISSCEDFSINENRPEGGFKYIKYPNSYRACLMQVCNSGWQAFNEAHKNMDQIRIHTGTVPDYMKAAVNVLFNASDDVIKALLPNQLDNIRDIAEECVILAEGVEKKYLDVICLIQELLEACVNAKHFYGEELEKVKMKLEETKMKEKTAKQLNERSKKAMEDLEKEMEGAQEAFNSAMNSIPTGWEMIAMDFVEGISSAVTGILNGFVSRTSNSSGGAGGSPTTLNDSDTKVDEIAQIRVCSKSEEILKLAGLLKGFVKNGEIDWKDLYDQKNKRCSKANWIEEQFERITGELKTLPEEKLCDRALSICERGINICEEMDMYSPEHKWNDKQTKKMVKSIKKLHEDALAFDSKSKKISGTPALTPKPPMMFKTENNSEHKSSGQRASENARYKIELSREQLKQTRDSYQKSVENMEKNERELTEILCEMQKCNIKEIDFDTTIKMLVKGLDAMGRVKEQWEKMVRFFQMVSNIVKTSLSKTLKNFVTTCDDSKKLSYNDKLFTKDLLYNQAFQASNVASLVHMISGTYTEVSSKYLMDRVSSLGRLMAMDKDRPEFLQERAMLQQSCQDAQRGILQLVIKNKKDFERKTDARMEKIECELKAILPAAPPQETERIKEIVQAGFEGQEDYY, encoded by the exons ATGCAAAGCTTTTTTCTCACCCACCTGCTCTTTCTGTGCTGCATTCCACAGATTAAACTCAGCCACAAGATCGCTGCTCAG TATCGAAACATGGCCAACCAGATCGTAAAGACCACTCAAAGTCTCAccactgcagcagagatgcGGGAGACCACCAAAATGCTGATGCAGCCCAATGCAAACTGGGAGGAATACCtgacccctgctcctctctctatTGCTATAATGGGGGAGTTGGTGTTCATCTCCTCCTGTGAAGATTTCTCTATCAATGAGAACCGCCCAGAAGGAGGTTTCAAGTACATCAAGTACCCAAACTCCTACAGAGCCTGTCTGATGCAAGTGTGTAACTCAGGCTGGCAGGCTTTTAATGAGGCCCACAAGAACATGGATCAAATCCGTATTCACACAGGAACAGTTCCTGATTACATGAAGGCGGCAGTCAATGTTCTCTTTAACGCCAGTGATGATGTGATCAAAGCTCTTCTGCCAAACCAGCTGGACAACATCCGTGACATAGCAGAGGAGTGTGTGATATTGGCAGAAGGTGTTGAAAAGAAGTACCTTGATGTCATCTGTTtaatccaggagctgctggaggcctgcGTCAATGCTAAACATTTCTATGGAGAAGAGCTTGAAAAGGTGAAGATGAAGCTAGAGGaaactaaaatgaaagagaagacagCCAAGCAGCTGAATGAACGGTCCAAGAAAGCAATGGAGGACTTGGAAAAGGAGATGGAAGGAGCACAAGAGGCATTCAACAGCGCCATGAACTCCATTCCCACCGGGTGGGAGATGATCGCCATGGATTTCGTGGAAGGAATCTCCTCAGCAGTAACAGGAATACTGAATGGATTCGTTTCCAGAACAAGTAACTCATCTGGGGGAGCAGGTGGATCACCCACAACCCTAAATGACAGTGATACAAAGGTTGATGAGATTGCACAAATAAGAGTCTGCAGCAAATCTGAGGAGATTCTGAAACTGGCAGGGCTTCTAAAAGGGTTCgtcaaaaatggagaaatagaCTGGAAGGACCTGTAcgatcagaaaaataaaaggtgttCCAAGGCTAACTGGATTGAAGAGCAATTTGAAAGGATCACTGGGGAACTGAAAACGTTACCAGAGGAGAAACTATGTGACAGAGCACTGTCCATCTGTGAGCGTGGCATCAACATTTGTGAAGAGATGGACATGTATTCTCCAGAACACAAGTGGAATGACAAGCAGACCAAAAAGATGGTAAAAAGCATCAAAAAGTTGCATGAAGATGCACTTGCTTTTGACTCCAAGAGCAAGAAAATTTCAGGTACTCCTGCTCTGACCCCCAAACCACCAATGATGTTCAAAACGGAGAACAACTCAGAACACAAATCATCTGGTCAGAGAGCTTCTGAAAATGCTCGTTACAAGATTGAGCTGAGCAGAGAACAACTCAAGCAAACGCGTGACTCCTATCAAAAGAgtgtggagaacatggagaagaaTGAAAGGGAACTGACTGAGATTCTGTGTGAGATGCAAAAATGCAACATCAAAGAGATTGACTTTGACACCACCATCAAAATGCTGGTCAAGGGTCTGGACGCCATGGGCAGGGTCAAAGAGCAATGGGAGAAGATGGTTCGCTTCTTCCAGATGGTCTCCAACATTGTCAAAACCAGCCTCAGCAAGACCCTGAAAAACTTTGTTACTACATGTGATGACTCAAAGAAACTTTCTTACAACGACAAGCTCTTCACAAAAGACCTCCTGTACAACCAAGCCTTCCAAGCCTCCAACGTTGCCAGCCTGGTCCACATGATCTCAGGGACGTACACTGAGGTGTCCAGCAAGTACCTGATGGACAGAGTGAGCAGCCTGGGCAGGCTCATGGCCATGGATAAGGACAGACCTGAGTTCCTTCAAGAGCGCGCCATGCTGCAGCAGTCCTGCCAGGACGCTCAGAGAGGTATTCTGCAGCTGGTGATCAAGAACAAAAAAGACTTTGAGAGGAAGACCGATGCAAGAATGGAGAAAATCGAGTGTGAACTGAAGGCCATTCTTCCTGCTGCCCCACCCCAGGAGACTGAGAGGATTAAAGAAATTGTCCAGGCTGGCTTTGAAGGACAGGAGGACTACTACTAA
- the LOC115250439 gene encoding uncharacterized protein, which produces MAWNISCSSVGSQDRELRKVARAVIVPLKSGLQSFNKVSEILLSVHADMVLPDTQTFDDIRRQILNMEQQLESSERKAAGELQDLDRQTEVLTADQGRLARLKQEKQLELDKLQKQLGSYRSSLETYKDALNTQRRNLESAKETLENMRKKRDEAETMRNVGLGLMVIPFSGWVVGSGLAIGGAINLDQASGAVDTARSEVDSCESQVTTYCNKVSEFQSLISKAEGEIQDVDHKIHQTDANLRDLSGRREVVADVQSKMRRVVNQLGVLSGVGNVAELQTRHLVLLEPVMKVMEEMTTALGRITGEELLNTEGIKSLLGRMKRNQEQLKCLVDAKQGADDEYY; this is translated from the exons ATGGCTTGGAATATTTCCTGTAG TTCTGTAGGTTCCCAGGACAGGGAGCTGAGGAAAGTGGCCCGGGCTGTGATCGTCCCACTGAAGAGTGGACTCCAGTCCTTCAATAAAGTTTCAGAGATCCTCCTCAGTGTCCATGCAGACATGGTCCTTCCAGACACTCAAACCTTTGATGATATAAGAAGACAGATTCTAAATATGGAACAACAACTAGAAAGCTCTGAGAGGAAAGCTGCAGGGGAGCTCCAGGACCTGGACAGGCAGACTGAGGTTCTCACTGCAGACCAGGGTCGTTTAGCAAGgctgaaacaggagaaacagtTAGAGTTAGACAAGCTACAAAAACAGCTGGGCTCTTACAGGTCTTCTTTGGAGACCTACAAAGATGCTCTGAACACCCAGAGGAGAAACCTGGAATCAGCAAAAGAAACTTTAGAGAACATGAGAAAGAAGAGGGATGAAGCAGAGACGATGAGGAATGTAGGACTTGGTCTAATGGTCATCCCATTCTCTGGATGGGTTGTTG gcTCTGGTCTGGCTATTGGTGGTGCAATAAATCTGGATCAGGCCTCTGGTGCTGTCGACACTGCTAGAAGTGAGGTGGACAGCTGTGAATCTCAGGTCACAACATACTGCAACAAAGTGTCGGAGTTCCAGAGCTTGATCTCCAAAGCTGAAGGTGAAATCCAAGATGTTGACCACAAAATTCATCAGACTGACGCCAACCTGCGAGATTTGTCTGGGAGGCGggaggttgttgctgatgttcagAGTAAAATGAGGAGAGTTGTCAATCAGCTGGGGGTGCTGAGTGGGGTGGGGaatgtggcagagctgcagacccGCCATCTGGTCCTGTTGGagcctgtgatgaaggtgatggaggagatgacaaCAGCACTGGGTCGGATCactggagaggagctgctgaacacaGAAGGGATAAAGAGCCTGTTGGGGCGCAtgaagaggaaccaggaacaACTAAAGTGCCTGGTTGATGCTAAACAGGGAGCAGATGATGAGTATTATTAA
- the LOC115250434 gene encoding uncharacterized protein yields MANQIVKTTQSLTTAAEMRETTKMLMQPNANWEEYLTPAPLSIAIMGELVFISSCEDFSINENRPEGGFKYIKYPNSFRACLMQVCNSGWQAFNEAHKNMDQICIHTGTVPDYMKAAVNVLFNGSDDVVKTLLPNQLNNIRDIAEECVILAEGVEKKYLDVICLIQELLEACVNAKHFYGEELEKVKMKLEETKMKEKTAKQLNERSKKAMEDLEKEMEGAQEAFNSAMNSIPTGWEMIAMDFVEGISSAVTGILNGFVSRTSNSSGGAGGSPTTLNDSDTKVDNLAQIRVCSKSEEILKLAGLLKGFVKNGEIDWKDLYDQKNKRCSKANWIEEQFERITGELKTLPEEKLRDRALSICERGINICEEMNMYSPEHKWNDKQTKKMVTSIKKLHEDSLAFDSKSKKISGTPALTPKPPMMFKTENNSEHTSSGQRASENARYKIELSREQLKQTRDSYQKSVENMEKNERELTEILCEMQKCNIKEIDFDTTIKMLVKGLDAMGRVKEQWEKMVRFFQMVSNIVKTSLSKTLKNFVTTCDDSKKLSYNDKLFTKDLLYNQAFQASNVASLVHMISGTYTEVSSKYLMDRVSSLGRLMAMDKDRPEFHQERAMLQQSCQDAQRGILQLVIKNKKDFERKTDARMEKIECELKAILPAAPPQETERIKEIVQAGFEGQEDYY; encoded by the coding sequence ATGGCCAACCAGATCGTAAAGACCACTCAAAGTCTCAccactgcagcagagatgcGGGAGACCACCAAAATGCTGATGCAGCCCAATGCAAACTGGGAGGAATACCtgacccctgctcctctctctatTGCTATAATGGGGGAGTTGGTGTTCATCTCCTCCTGTGAAGATTTCTCCATCAATGAGAACCGCCCAGAAGGAGGTTTCAAGTACATCAAGTACCCAAACTCCTTCAGAGCCTGTCTGATGCAAGTGTGTAACTCAGGCTGGCAGGCTTTTAATGAGGCCCACAAGAACATGGATCAAATCTGTATTCACACGGGAACAGTTCCTGATTACATGAAGGCGGCAGTCAATGTTCTCTTTAACGGCAGTGATGATGTGGTCAAAACTCTTCTGCCAAACCAGCTGAACAACATCCGTGACATAGCAGAGGAGTGCGTGATATTGGCAGAAGGTGTTGAAAAGAAGTACCTTGATGTCATCTGTTtaatccaggagctgctggaggcctgcGTCAATGCTAAACATTTCTATGGAGAAGAGCTTGAAAAGGTGAAGATGAAGCTAGAGGaaactaaaatgaaagagaagacagCCAAGCAGCTGAATGAACGGTCCAAGAAAGCAATGGAGGACTTGGAAAAGGAAATGGAAGGAGCACAAGAGGCATTCAACAGCGCCATGAATTCCATTCCCACCGGGTGGGAGATGATCGCCATGGATTTTGTGGAAGGAATCTCCTCAGCAGTAACAGGAATACTGAATGGATTTGTTTCCAGAACAAGTAACTCATCTGGGGGAGCAGGTGGATCACCCACAACCCTAAATGACAGTGATACAAAGGTTGATAATCTTGCACAAATAAGAGTCTGCAGCAAATCTGAGGAGATTCTGAAACTGGCAGGGCTTCTAAAAGGGTTCgtcaaaaatggagaaatagaCTGGAAGGACCTGTAcgatcagaaaaataaaaggtgttCCAAGGCTAACTGGATTGAAGAGCAATTTGAAAGGATCACTGGGGAACTGAAAACGTTACCAGAGGAGAAACTACGTGACAGAGCACTGTCCATCTGTGAGCGTGGCATCAACATTTGTGAAGAGATGAACATGTATTCTCCAGAACACAAGTGGAATGACAAGCAGACCAAAAAGATGGTTACAAGCATCAAAAAGTTGCATGAAGATTCACTTGCTTTTGACTCCAAGAGCAAGAAAATTTCAGGTACTCCTGCTCTGACCCCCAAACCACCAATGATGTTCAAAACGGAGAACAACTCAGAACACACATCATCTGGTCAGAGAGCTTCTGAAAATGCTCGTTACAAGATTGAGCTGAGCAGAGAACAACTCAAGCAAACGCGTGACTCCTATCAAAAGAgtgtggagaacatggagaagaaTGAAAGGGAACTGACTGAGATTCTGTGTGAGATGCAAAAATGCAACATCAAAGAGATTGACTTTGACACCACCATCAAAATGCTGGTCAAGGGTCTGGACGCCATGGGCAGGGTCAAAGAGCAATGGGAGAAGATGGTTCGCTTCTTCCAGATGGTCTCCAACATTGTCAAAACCAGCCTCAGCAAGACCCTGAAAAACTTTGTTACTACATGTGATGACTCAAAGAAACTTTCTTACAACGACAAGCTCTTCACAAAAGACCTCCTGTACAACCAAGCCTTCCAAGCCTCCAACGTTGCCAGCCTGGTCCACATGATCTCAGGGACGTACACTGAGGTGTCCAGCAAGTACCTGATGGACAGAGTGAGCAGCCTGGGCAGGCTCATGGCCATGGATAAGGACAGACCTGAGTTCCATCAAGAGCGTGCCATGCTGCAGCAGTCCTGCCAGGACGCTCAGAGAGGTATTCTGCAGCTGGTGATCAAGAACAAAAAAGACTTTGAGAGGAAGACCGATGCAAGAATGGAGAAAATCGAGTGTGAACTGAAGGCCATTCTTCCTGCTGCCCCACCCCAGGAGACTGAGAGGATTAAAGAAATTGTCCAGGCTGGCTTTGAAGGACAGGAGGACTACTACTAA